The genomic interval GCTGCCGTTTCGGAATTTGCGATCCTTTTTATCGACGGCGTCTCCAGCAGCGATTCCATCCGCAAGACCCTGCTGCTGGACAAAGTTGAAAGCCGCGAGGAGGCGCTGGTGGAAATCTACCGCCGCCTGCGGCCGGGCAACCCCGCCACCCCGGAGGTCGCCCAGGATTTCGTCGACCACCTCTTTTTCAAATCCGCCTTTTACGACCTTTCCGATGTTGGGCGGCTGAAGATCAACCTGCGTCTGGGGGTGAACTCCCCCATCAGCGTGCGCACCCTCCGCAAGGAGGACATCCTCATGACCGCCAAGATTCTGGTGGAGCTGCGCGATACGCAGGGCATGGTGGATGACATCGATCACCTCGGCAACCGGCGGATCCGCGCGGTCGGGGAGCTGCTGGAGAACCAGTACCGAATCGGGCTGGTGCGCATGGAGCGGGCCATCAAGGAGCGCATGAGTTTGCAGGAGGTCGATGCCCTGATGCCCCACGACCTGGTCAACCCCAAGCCGGTTTCGGCGGTGGTCAAGGAGTTTTTCGGCACCAGCCAGCTCAGCCAGTTCATGGACCAGACCAACCCGCTTTCCGAAACCACCCACAAGCGCCGCCTCAGCGCCCTCGGGCCCGGCGGCCTGACCCGCGAGCGGGCCGGCTTCGAGGTGCGCGACGTGCACCCCTCGCACTACGGCCGGATCTGCCCGATTGAAACCCCTGAAGGGCCCAACATCGGGCTGATCGTTTCCCTCAGCACCTACGCGCGGGTCAATGATTACGGGTTCGTCGAAACCCCTTACCGGGTGGTCAAGGACGCCACCGTCACCAGCACCATCCGCTCGCTGAGCGCCTTTGAGGAGAAAAAACACCCCATCGCCCAGGCCAACGCGCCGATCAACGAGAAAAATGAGTTCGTCAACGAGCTGGTGACCTCGCGCATCGAGGGCGAGTTCACCATGACGCCGCGGGAGAAAATCGAGCTGATGGACATCTCGCCCAATCAGCTGGTGAGCGTTTCGGCCTCGCTGATCCCTTTTCTGGAAAACGACGACGCCAACCGTGCGCTGATGGGCTCCAACATGCAGCGCCAGGCGGTGCCCCTGATCGTCAGCAAGGCCCCCCTGGTGGGCACCGGCATCGAAGGGGTGGTGGCCAAGGATTCCGGCGTGACCCTGGTCGCCAAGCGCGACGGCGTCGTGGAGGACGTCGACGCCGCGCGTATCGTGCTGCGGCATGCGATCTCCGCCGCCGACCCCACCCAAAAGCCGGTGACGATCTACAATCTGTCCAAATTCGTGCGCAGCAACCAGAACACCTGCTACAACCATCGCCCCATCGTGCGCAAGGGCCAGAAGATCCGGGCCGGCGAGATCATCGCCGACGGCCCGGCCACCGAAAATGGCGAGCTCGCCCTGGGCAAGAACGTCACAGTGGCCTTCATGCCCTGGGGCGGCTACAACTTCGAAGACTCGATCCTGGTGAGCGAAGGGCTTGTGCGCGACGGGATCTACACCTCGGTCCACATCGAGGAGTTCGAGGTCGTGGCGCGCGACACCAAGCTGGGCAAAGAGGAGATCACCCGCGACATCCCCAACGTCGGGGAGGAGGCCCTGAAGGACCTGGACGAAAGCGGCATCATCCGCCTGGGTGCCGAGGTCAAGCCCGGCGACGTGCTGGTGGGCAAGATCACCCCCAAGGGCGAAACCCAGCTCTCCCCCGAAGAGAAACTGCTGCGGGCGATATTCGGCGAGAAGGCCGGGGACGTCAAGGACACCTCGCTGCGGATTCCGCCCGGGGTCGAGGGGACCGTGATCGATGCCAAGGTCTTCTCGCGCCGCGGGGTTGAAAAAGACGACCGCACTCGCGAAATCGAGGACATGGAAATCGCTTTGCTGGAGCAGAACCGTGAAGACGAGTTGCGCATCATTGACAAGGTGGTGCGCCAGCGTTTGGCGGAAATCCTGGCCGGTCAGAAGAGCGTCGCCCCGCTGAAAAAAGACAAACGCACCCTTGTGGCCAAGGGCGCCGAAATCACGCCGGAGATTCTGACGGATATCCCCCTGGCGCACCTGGAGGGCATCGTCCTGGAAGATGAGCAGGTGACCGAGCAGGTCCACGAGACCCTCGATCGCTACCGGCAGCAGCGTGAAGCCTGCCGCCTGGCTTTCGAGGAGCACGTCAGCCGCTACGAAAAAGGCGATGACCTGCCGCCGGGGGTGATCAAGCTGGTCAAGGTCTATGTGGCCATGAAGCGCAAGCTCTCGGTGGGCGACAAGATGGCCGGGCGCCACGGCAACAAGGGGGTCGTCAGCCGCATCCACCCCGTGGAGGACATGCCCTATTTCGAGGACGGCACCACGGTGGACATGGTGCTCAACCCCCTGGGCGTGCCCTCGCGCATGAACGTCGGGCAGATCCTGGAAATTCACCTGGGGTACGCCGCCAAGGGGCTCGGCAGACAGCTCAATGCCCTGGTGGAGGAGCAGCGCTACGAGGAACTCCGCAAAAAGGTCCAGAAACTCTTCGATAAACCCGAGCAGCAGGCCTTCCTCGACACCATGGACGACCGTGCCCTGGCCGACTACGTCGGGTACTACCGGGAGGGCGTCCACATGGCGACCCCGGTTTTCGACGGCGCCAAGGAGAGTGAGATCAAGGCCCTGCTCAAGGAGGCCGGACTGGCGACCACCGGTCAGGCGACCCTCTACGACGGCCGCACCGGAGAGCCCTTCGACCAGAAAATCACGGTGGGCACCATGTACATGCTCAAACTGCACCACCTGGTCGACGACAAGATCCACGCTCGCTCCATCGGGCCCTATTCGCTGGTGACCCAGCAGCCGCTGGGCGGCAAGGCCCAGTTCGGCGGCCAGCGCTTGGGCGAGATGGAGGTCTGGGCCATGGAGGCCTACGGTGCCGCCCACGCGCTGCAGGAGTTTTTGACGGTCAAGTCCGACGACATGGCCGGGCGCACCCGGATGTACGAAAAAATCGTCAAAGGTCAGAACGTCCTGGAGCCCGGCATTCCCGAATCGTTCAAGGTGCTCACCAAGGAACTTCAGGCCCTTGGCTTGGACGTGAAGCTGCTTGAGGGAGAAGACTGACGGTTCCGCAAAAAGCTCAATTTCTGCGTTGCGCTGCATCTCGAAGTCGCTGCGGCGTGCAGGTTTACGCCTCACTCTTCGAGATTTGCGCGCCTTGAACTTGGAGCTTTTTTCGAAACCGTCTGGATAATGGCTTACCGTTTCATCAAGATCAGGTCTGGCCGCCGGGTTCACCGGACCGTCCGCTGCAGCGGTCCTCGGCCGTTTTGCCGTGCCCCTCATCATTCCTAAGACAGGAAAACGATATGGAAACGTTATACGATTTTTTTGCCAAGCCCACCGATCCGCGCAACTACACCGCCGTTCAGATCGGTCTGGCCTCGCCGGAGCAGATCCGGCAGTGGTCCCACGGGGAGATCAAAAAACCCGAGACCATCAACTACCGCACCTTCAAACCGGAGCGCGACGGGCTTTTCTGCGCCAAGATCTTCGGGCCCACCAAGGATTACGAGTGCAACTGCGGCAAATACAAACGGATGAAACACCGCGGTGTGATCTGCGAAAAGTGCGGCGTGGAGGTCATTCAGTCCAAGGTCCGGCGGGAGCGCATGGGGCATATCGAACTGGCCACGCCGTGCGCCCACATCTGGTTTTTGAAGAGCCTGCCCAGCAAGATCGGCAACCTGCTGGATCTGACCCTTAAAAGCATGGAGAAGGTTCTCTACTTCGACAGCTACATCGTCATCGATCCCAAGGACACCGGGCTCAGCAAATACCAACTGCTGTCCGACGAAAAATACCGCGAGGCGCTGGAAACCCACGGGTCCAAATTCGAGGCCGGGATCGGTGCCGAAGCGGTCAAAAAGCTTCTGGAGGAACTGGACCTGGAGGTCCTCTACACGGAAATCAAGGCGGAGATTCAGGCGACGGGCTCCGAGGCCAAGCGCAAGAAACTCTCCAAGCGCCTTAAGATCATCGACGCCTTCCGGCGCTCGGGGATCAACCCGGCCTGGATGATCATGGACATCATCCCGGTGCTGCCCCCGGACCTGCGGCCGCTGGTGCCGCTGGAGGGTGGGCGCTTCGCCACTTCGGATCTCAACGATCTCTACCGGCGGGTCATCAACCGCAACAACCGCCTGAAGCGGCTCGTCGATCTCAAGGCACCCGACATCATCGTGCGCAACGAAAAGCGCATGCTGCAGGAGGCCGTCGACGTGCTGTTCGACAACGGCCGGCACGGCCGGGTGATCACCGGCACCAACAAGCGGCCGCTGAAGTCCCTGAGCGACACCCTGAAGGGAAAACAGGGCCGCTTCCGCCAGAACTTGCTGGGGAAACGGGTGGACTACTCCGGGCGAACCGTCATCACCATCGGCCCCAACCTGCGCTTGCACCAGTGCGGCCT from Desulfobacteraceae bacterium carries:
- the rpoB gene encoding DNA-directed RNA polymerase subunit beta, encoding MSEMPMISRRLRKNFGKIKKITDIPDLIGMQRESYQRFLQIDVPPEKRRDHGLQAVFQSVFPIKDFTGSASLEFVSYRFGEVKHDVHECIHRGMTYEIPVRITVRLVVYDVDKESGVSNIRDIKEQEIYFGTIPLMTEKGTFIINGTERVVVSQLHRSSGVFFDHDQGKTHSSGKVIYSSRIIPVRGSWIDMEVDPKDIVHIRIDRRRKFPVTLLFKAFGYTSDDLLQYFYKTEKITRRGDEFFREFNPDFLKGLRATVDIVDPVSGDLLVKKGRMYTQRALRQIKNSGLEVLPLGEQELLGKVLAFGIEAPRSGELIAKANERIDEDLLKTIQEAAVSEFAILFIDGVSSSDSIRKTLLLDKVESREEALVEIYRRLRPGNPATPEVAQDFVDHLFFKSAFYDLSDVGRLKINLRLGVNSPISVRTLRKEDILMTAKILVELRDTQGMVDDIDHLGNRRIRAVGELLENQYRIGLVRMERAIKERMSLQEVDALMPHDLVNPKPVSAVVKEFFGTSQLSQFMDQTNPLSETTHKRRLSALGPGGLTRERAGFEVRDVHPSHYGRICPIETPEGPNIGLIVSLSTYARVNDYGFVETPYRVVKDATVTSTIRSLSAFEEKKHPIAQANAPINEKNEFVNELVTSRIEGEFTMTPREKIELMDISPNQLVSVSASLIPFLENDDANRALMGSNMQRQAVPLIVSKAPLVGTGIEGVVAKDSGVTLVAKRDGVVEDVDAARIVLRHAISAADPTQKPVTIYNLSKFVRSNQNTCYNHRPIVRKGQKIRAGEIIADGPATENGELALGKNVTVAFMPWGGYNFEDSILVSEGLVRDGIYTSVHIEEFEVVARDTKLGKEEITRDIPNVGEEALKDLDESGIIRLGAEVKPGDVLVGKITPKGETQLSPEEKLLRAIFGEKAGDVKDTSLRIPPGVEGTVIDAKVFSRRGVEKDDRTREIEDMEIALLEQNREDELRIIDKVVRQRLAEILAGQKSVAPLKKDKRTLVAKGAEITPEILTDIPLAHLEGIVLEDEQVTEQVHETLDRYRQQREACRLAFEEHVSRYEKGDDLPPGVIKLVKVYVAMKRKLSVGDKMAGRHGNKGVVSRIHPVEDMPYFEDGTTVDMVLNPLGVPSRMNVGQILEIHLGYAAKGLGRQLNALVEEQRYEELRKKVQKLFDKPEQQAFLDTMDDRALADYVGYYREGVHMATPVFDGAKESEIKALLKEAGLATTGQATLYDGRTGEPFDQKITVGTMYMLKLHHLVDDKIHARSIGPYSLVTQQPLGGKAQFGGQRLGEMEVWAMEAYGAAHALQEFLTVKSDDMAGRTRMYEKIVKGQNVLEPGIPESFKVLTKELQALGLDVKLLEGED